The following proteins come from a genomic window of Methanosarcina sp. MTP4:
- the cdhA gene encoding CO dehydrogenase/acetyl-CoA synthase complex subunit alpha codes for MSKLTTGSFSIEDLESVQITINNIVGAAKEAAEAEEIGPMGPTPFPGLASYRDDWNLVLLDRYEPVITPMCDQCCYCTYGPCDLSNNKRGACGIDMAGHNGREFFLRVITGTACHAAHGRHLLDHLIETFGEDVPLDLGQSNVLTPNITITTGLSPKTLGELKPAMEHTEEQLTQLLATVHAGQESSEIDYDSKALFSGSLDHVGMEISDIVQIAALDFPKADPEAPLVEIGMGTIDKEKPFLCVIGHNVAGVTYMMDYMEENDLTDKMEIAGLCCTAIDLTRYKEADRRPPYAKVIGSMSKELKIIRSGMPDVIVVDEQCVRGDIVPEAQKLKIPVIASNAKIMYGLPNRDNQDVDATIEELKSGAIPGCVILDNEKLGELTIRLTQEMHPIRKAEGFREIPSDEQLKEWVDKCADCGACYLACPIELDIPEAMKFAKEGDYSYLEDLHDACVGCRRCEQVCKKEIPILSVIEKASQKLIAEEKGWMRAGRGQVSDAEIRAEGLNLVMGTTPGIIAIIGCPNYIGGSKDVYYIAEEFLKRNYIVAVTGCGAMDIGMYKDEDGKTLYEKYPGGFECGGLLNNGSCVSNAHITGAAEKVAGIFASRTMEGNLAEIADYTLSRVGACGLAWGAFSQKASSIGTGCNILGIPAVLGAHSSKYRRALIAKTYDESKWKVYDARNGEEMPIPPAPEFLLTTAETWQEAIPMMAKACIRPSDNSMGRSIKLTHWMELHEKYLGERPKDWWKFIRNEADLPLAKRADLLKVLEADHGWEIDWKKKKIISGPKIKFDVSAQPTNLKRLCKEA; via the coding sequence ATGAGCAAACTAACTACCGGGAGTTTTTCTATAGAAGATCTGGAATCCGTTCAGATCACAATTAACAACATTGTGGGGGCAGCAAAGGAAGCTGCCGAAGCAGAAGAGATCGGTCCGATGGGCCCGACCCCATTCCCGGGTCTGGCATCCTACAGGGACGACTGGAACCTTGTGCTCCTTGACCGTTATGAGCCTGTAATCACCCCTATGTGTGACCAGTGCTGCTACTGCACATACGGCCCCTGTGATCTCTCCAACAACAAGAGAGGTGCCTGTGGTATTGACATGGCCGGACACAACGGCAGGGAATTCTTCCTCCGTGTGATTACCGGTACTGCCTGCCACGCAGCCCACGGCCGCCACCTGCTTGACCACCTGATCGAAACCTTTGGCGAAGATGTCCCCCTCGACCTTGGACAGTCCAACGTGCTCACCCCGAACATCACAATCACAACCGGGTTAAGCCCCAAGACCCTCGGGGAACTCAAGCCTGCAATGGAACACACAGAAGAGCAGTTAACCCAGCTCCTTGCAACCGTCCACGCAGGGCAGGAATCCTCAGAGATCGACTACGACTCAAAGGCTCTCTTCAGCGGCAGCCTGGACCACGTAGGAATGGAAATTTCCGATATTGTGCAGATCGCAGCCCTCGACTTCCCGAAGGCAGACCCCGAAGCCCCCCTCGTTGAAATCGGCATGGGAACCATTGACAAGGAAAAGCCCTTCCTCTGTGTGATCGGACACAATGTGGCCGGTGTCACTTACATGATGGACTACATGGAAGAAAACGACCTGACCGACAAGATGGAAATCGCCGGGCTCTGCTGTACCGCAATCGACCTGACCAGGTACAAGGAAGCTGACAGGAGACCCCCATACGCCAAGGTCATCGGTTCCATGTCCAAGGAACTCAAGATTATCCGCTCCGGAATGCCTGACGTCATTGTTGTTGACGAACAGTGTGTCCGTGGAGACATCGTACCCGAAGCCCAGAAGCTTAAGATCCCTGTGATTGCATCCAATGCCAAGATCATGTACGGCCTGCCCAACAGGGACAACCAGGACGTCGATGCAACCATTGAGGAACTCAAGTCCGGAGCGATCCCGGGTTGTGTGATCCTGGACAACGAGAAGCTCGGAGAGCTCACCATAAGGCTGACCCAGGAAATGCACCCGATCCGCAAGGCAGAGGGCTTCAGGGAAATCCCGAGTGACGAGCAGTTAAAGGAATGGGTCGACAAGTGTGCCGACTGCGGTGCCTGTTACCTGGCATGTCCGATTGAGCTGGACATCCCCGAGGCCATGAAGTTCGCCAAGGAAGGAGACTACTCGTACCTTGAGGACCTCCACGACGCATGTGTCGGCTGCCGCCGCTGCGAACAGGTATGTAAGAAGGAAATCCCCATCCTCAGTGTTATCGAGAAAGCTTCCCAGAAGCTGATTGCCGAGGAGAAGGGCTGGATGAGAGCCGGCAGAGGTCAGGTATCCGACGCAGAAATCCGTGCTGAAGGTCTGAACCTTGTCATGGGTACAACCCCGGGTATCATCGCGATCATCGGATGTCCGAACTACATTGGCGGTTCCAAGGACGTCTACTACATCGCAGAAGAATTCCTGAAAAGGAACTACATCGTGGCCGTTACCGGCTGTGGTGCGATGGACATCGGTATGTACAAGGACGAAGACGGCAAGACCCTCTACGAGAAGTACCCCGGTGGATTCGAATGTGGTGGACTTCTCAACAACGGGTCATGTGTCTCGAACGCCCACATCACCGGAGCAGCCGAGAAGGTCGCCGGTATCTTCGCCAGCAGGACAATGGAAGGCAACCTTGCAGAAATCGCCGACTACACCCTATCCCGTGTCGGAGCCTGTGGCCTTGCATGGGGTGCATTCTCCCAGAAAGCATCTTCCATCGGCACCGGATGTAACATCCTTGGTATCCCCGCAGTGCTCGGAGCCCACAGTTCCAAGTACAGGAGAGCCCTGATAGCTAAGACCTATGACGAATCCAAGTGGAAAGTCTACGACGCCAGGAACGGCGAAGAAATGCCAATCCCACCAGCACCGGAATTCCTCCTGACAACCGCAGAGACCTGGCAGGAAGCAATCCCGATGATGGCAAAGGCCTGCATTCGCCCGTCCGACAACAGCATGGGAAGGTCAATCAAACTGACCCACTGGATGGAACTCCACGAGAAGTACCTCGGGGAAAGGCCGAAAGACTGGTGGAAGTTCATCAGGAACGAAGCCGACCTCCCGCTTGCCAAGCGTGCAGACCTCCTCAAGGTCCTTGAAGCAGACCATGGATGGGAAATCGATTGGAAGAAGAAGAAGATCATTTCCGGTCCGAAGATCAAGTTCGACGTCTCGGCACAGCCCACTAACCTCAAGAGACTCTGCAAGGAGGCCTGA
- the cdhB gene encoding CO dehydrogenase/acetyl-CoA synthase complex subunit epsilon, whose amino-acid sequence MVDTTKNTKLFTSYGVTTSKAINPDMAAKMISKAKRPLFVVGTGVLQPELLDRAVKIAKKANLPIAATGSSLPGFLDKDVDASYINLHQLGFYLTDPKWPGLDEKGNYDMVIVLGFKKYYINQVLSGTKNFSSVKAISIGRDYIQNATMSFGNISKEDNYAALDELIENL is encoded by the coding sequence ATGGTTGACACTACAAAGAACACCAAGCTCTTTACCAGCTACGGGGTGACCACCTCCAAGGCAATCAACCCGGACATGGCAGCCAAGATGATCTCCAAGGCAAAGAGGCCTCTGTTTGTGGTCGGGACCGGTGTCCTTCAGCCCGAACTCCTGGACCGCGCAGTCAAGATTGCAAAGAAGGCAAACCTTCCGATTGCAGCTACCGGAAGTTCACTCCCCGGATTCCTGGACAAGGACGTGGATGCCAGTTACATCAACCTCCACCAGCTCGGGTTCTACTTAACCGACCCGAAATGGCCCGGACTTGACGAAAAAGGCAACTACGACATGGTTATCGTCCTTGGTTTCAAGAAGTACTACATCAACCAGGTACTGTCCGGAACTAAGAACTTCTCCAGCGTAAAAGCAATTTCAATCGGTAGAGACTACATCCAGAACGCAACAATGTCCTTCGGGAACATCAGCAAGGAAGACAACTATGCTGCCCTGGATGAATTAATCGAGAACTTATAA
- the cdhD gene encoding CO dehydrogenase/acetyl-CoA synthase subunit delta, whose protein sequence is MAKKMKLTDITDMFAGMDVEALEGVTIEGDIELDLGGLGGGFDPMLAAALGQESAVLAQHFARIAGMFGYPVGIGGPAAAAPAAALAAPKFKDLIPAKFDVANMADWATPIQEVRIGNTSADGGSRGKAVHVGGEKALPFYFDAEMPNRNQVTIDVFDMRIGLAKAVKQNYDEVMDSPGEWAKKNVEQFNADMITIHLISTDPLIKDTPAKEAAKVVEEVLQAVDVPIAIGGSGNPQKDPEVLAKAAEVAEGERCLLASASLNLDYAAIAEAALKYDHDVLSWTQLDMNSQKELNRKLMKQCNVPRERIIMDPTTAALGYGLDYAYTNMERIRLAALMGDDELTFPMSSGTTNAWGARESWMVGSPLKEDSDWGPREYRGPIWEIVTGLSLALAGNDLFMMMHPTSVAFLKKATQTLFGSIDAEPVDISNWIAAEV, encoded by the coding sequence ATGGCAAAGAAGATGAAATTAACTGACATTACAGACATGTTCGCGGGCATGGACGTAGAAGCCCTCGAAGGTGTTACTATTGAAGGGGACATTGAACTTGACCTGGGAGGTCTTGGCGGTGGCTTTGACCCGATGCTCGCTGCAGCCCTGGGACAGGAGAGTGCAGTACTTGCCCAGCACTTCGCAAGAATTGCAGGTATGTTCGGCTACCCCGTAGGCATCGGAGGCCCTGCAGCCGCTGCACCAGCAGCAGCCCTTGCTGCCCCGAAGTTTAAGGATCTCATCCCTGCCAAATTCGATGTTGCAAACATGGCAGATTGGGCAACCCCAATACAGGAAGTCAGGATAGGTAACACATCAGCAGACGGTGGAAGCCGTGGAAAGGCAGTGCACGTTGGTGGCGAGAAGGCCCTTCCGTTCTACTTCGACGCTGAGATGCCGAACAGGAACCAGGTTACAATCGACGTATTCGATATGCGCATTGGCCTTGCAAAGGCTGTAAAGCAGAACTACGACGAAGTCATGGACAGCCCAGGAGAATGGGCAAAGAAGAACGTTGAGCAGTTCAACGCCGACATGATCACAATCCACCTGATTTCAACCGACCCGCTCATCAAGGACACACCCGCCAAGGAAGCAGCCAAGGTTGTAGAAGAAGTCCTGCAGGCAGTTGACGTGCCAATCGCGATCGGTGGATCCGGGAACCCGCAGAAGGACCCAGAAGTCCTCGCAAAAGCAGCAGAAGTTGCAGAAGGCGAGCGCTGCCTCCTTGCATCTGCAAGCCTGAACCTGGACTATGCAGCAATCGCAGAGGCCGCATTAAAGTACGACCACGATGTGCTTTCATGGACACAGCTGGACATGAACTCCCAGAAGGAACTCAACAGGAAGCTCATGAAGCAGTGCAACGTGCCCAGGGAAAGGATAATCATGGACCCGACCACTGCAGCCCTCGGATATGGTCTCGACTACGCTTACACCAACATGGAGCGTATCAGGCTTGCAGCCCTTATGGGTGATGACGAACTGACCTTCCCGATGTCCTCAGGTACCACCAACGCATGGGGTGCCCGTGAGTCCTGGATGGTTGGATCACCACTCAAGGAAGACTCCGACTGGGGCCCGAGAGAATACAGAGGCCCGATATGGGAGATTGTCACTGGTCTGTCCCTTGCCCTTGCAGGAAACGATCTCTTCATGATGATGCACCCGACATCGGTTGCTTTCCTGAAGAAGGCCACGCAGACCCTATTCGGTTCGATAGATGCAGAGCCTGTTGACATTTCCAACTGGATCGCAGCGGAGGTGTAA
- the cdhC gene encoding CO dehydrogenase/CO-methylating acetyl-CoA synthase complex subunit beta, with product MADEFPFEISPMYEGERVRKDGMFVELGGPKSMGLELVRAADMDAIVDDQVTIVGPDIKDMEEGKTYPWAMVFNIAGELVEPDLESVVERRVHDFVNYCQGIMHLNQRYDVWMRVSKDTAGKIDSLEAFGQAVMMLFKTELPFIEKMQATFYTEEAAVKEQLDAATEIFKARDARTKDLHDEDVDVFYGCTLCQAFAPTSVCVVSPDRIALCGAINWFDGRAAAKVDPEGPQFELVKGDVIDELSGEYTGVNEIAKKLSGGEFDRIKLHSFFEFPHTSCGCFEVVGFYIPEVDGIGWINREFQGMSPNGLGFSTMAGQTGGGKQVVGFLGVGVNYFYSPKFIQADGGWNRVVWLPSTFKEKIAETIPADIIDKIATEADAPDVDALKAFLQEKDHPVVANWVAEEEEEEEEEEEEEAVAAAPMMMPAAGFQMPAMPMVSGGSGGGIKLTFKNAKISIDKMIISEKKAKK from the coding sequence ATGGCAGATGAATTCCCATTTGAAATTTCCCCAATGTATGAAGGTGAAAGAGTAAGAAAAGACGGTATGTTTGTTGAGCTCGGTGGTCCCAAGTCCATGGGTCTGGAACTCGTCCGGGCAGCAGACATGGACGCAATTGTAGACGACCAGGTCACAATCGTCGGTCCTGACATCAAGGACATGGAAGAGGGCAAGACCTACCCCTGGGCAATGGTCTTCAACATCGCCGGAGAACTGGTCGAACCTGACCTTGAGTCCGTTGTTGAAAGGCGTGTCCACGACTTCGTGAACTACTGCCAGGGTATCATGCACCTGAACCAGAGGTATGATGTCTGGATGAGGGTTTCCAAGGACACAGCTGGAAAGATCGACTCCCTTGAGGCCTTCGGTCAGGCAGTCATGATGCTCTTCAAGACCGAACTTCCCTTCATCGAGAAGATGCAGGCAACCTTCTACACCGAAGAGGCAGCAGTCAAGGAGCAGCTTGATGCCGCAACGGAAATCTTCAAAGCCAGAGACGCAAGGACCAAGGACCTCCACGATGAAGACGTTGATGTCTTCTACGGCTGCACCCTCTGCCAGGCATTTGCTCCAACAAGCGTCTGTGTGGTTTCCCCTGACAGGATTGCCCTCTGTGGTGCAATCAACTGGTTTGACGGCCGCGCTGCCGCAAAGGTAGATCCGGAAGGCCCACAGTTCGAGCTGGTAAAGGGAGATGTAATCGACGAACTCAGCGGTGAATACACCGGAGTTAACGAGATTGCCAAGAAACTCTCCGGCGGCGAGTTTGACAGGATAAAGCTCCACTCCTTCTTCGAATTCCCGCACACATCATGCGGCTGCTTCGAAGTTGTAGGGTTCTACATCCCTGAAGTCGACGGTATCGGCTGGATTAACAGGGAATTCCAGGGAATGTCCCCCAACGGACTCGGGTTCTCCACAATGGCCGGTCAGACCGGTGGTGGGAAGCAGGTAGTCGGTTTCCTCGGTGTTGGTGTGAACTACTTCTACTCCCCCAAGTTCATCCAGGCTGACGGCGGATGGAACAGGGTTGTCTGGCTCCCCTCCACATTCAAGGAGAAGATTGCAGAAACCATCCCTGCTGACATCATCGACAAGATCGCAACCGAAGCAGATGCTCCGGATGTCGACGCCCTGAAAGCCTTCCTGCAGGAGAAGGACCACCCCGTAGTTGCAAACTGGGTAGCAGAAGAAGAGGAAGAAGAAGAGGAAGAAGAAGAGGAAGAAGCTGTTGCAGCAGCCCCAATGATGATGCCTGCAGCAGGCTTCCAGATGCCCGCAATGCCGATGGTCTCCGGTGGATCCGGCGGTGGAATCAAGCTGACATTCAAGAACGCAAAGATTTCCATCGACAAGATGATCATCAGCGAGAAGAAAGCAAAGAAGTGA
- a CDS encoding AAA family ATPase translates to MTKVIAITGKGGTGKTAVAALLIRYLSKNDNFLLAVDADADTNLPETLGCEAVKTIGDAKEALQEEITKPKPDHPDMNKESILQSKIYEIIEEMSGYDLLVMGRPEGAGCYCYVNNLLRGIMDKLVVNYDVVVIDTEAGLEHFSRKIIRNVDNLIVVTDASRRGFRTAERIHELVDELESNISNIHVIANKVTDANRDKIEKLAGDLKLDLIGMVPLDPKVEELDIGGIPLSELPEDSAAVIEIEKIAKKLGF, encoded by the coding sequence GTGACAAAAGTTATTGCAATAACGGGAAAAGGCGGGACAGGTAAAACAGCGGTAGCGGCTCTTTTGATCCGCTACCTTTCTAAAAATGACAACTTTTTACTTGCAGTTGACGCAGATGCGGATACGAACCTGCCAGAAACCCTGGGATGTGAGGCAGTAAAGACTATCGGGGACGCAAAGGAGGCACTCCAGGAGGAGATTACAAAGCCGAAACCTGACCACCCCGACATGAATAAGGAATCGATACTCCAGAGTAAGATCTACGAGATTATTGAAGAAATGTCGGGTTACGACCTCCTGGTAATGGGCAGGCCCGAAGGTGCAGGCTGCTACTGTTACGTAAACAACCTGCTTCGGGGCATCATGGACAAACTTGTTGTCAACTATGATGTGGTGGTCATTGACACGGAAGCCGGACTCGAGCACTTCAGCCGGAAGATCATCCGGAACGTCGATAACCTGATAGTGGTGACAGACGCCTCAAGAAGGGGTTTCAGGACTGCTGAAAGGATTCATGAACTTGTGGATGAACTGGAATCAAATATTAGCAATATACATGTTATTGCAAACAAGGTCACAGATGCCAACCGCGATAAGATCGAAAAACTTGCCGGGGATCTAAAACTTGACCTTATAGGCATGGTCCCCCTTGACCCGAAAGTCGAGGAGCTGGACATAGGGGGCATCCCTCTCTCCGAACTCCCTGAGGATTCGGCTGCAGTGATTGAAATCGAAAAAATTGCAAAGAAACTGGGGTTCTAA